ATGGACCGCGCCATGAGCCGGGCCATGGCGCGCTATCTGACCGAGTCCGCCGCGCGCAACCCCTCGGGCGAGCGCAGCGGCCGCGCCGACGCGCCCGTGCCGGCCTCGCGCCGCCGCACCGCCACCGGCACGCCGGCACTGGCGCGCGCGCCGCGCCACCCGGCGGGGGATGGCGAGGCCGGCGTGCAGCGCCGCACGGTGAGCCACGGCCCCGCGCTGGCGGCGCATGCCGATGCGCCCGATGCGCCCGCGCGCATGTCGCTGCGGCAGAACGCAATCTCGCCGCTCGACAATGTGCTGTGGATCGACGGCAGCATGGAAAACATCGGCGTGCCCTACGGCGCCGAGATGGCCGCGCGCGCGCTGGTGGACCTGGACTCGGTGATGATCGTCACCGGCCCGCTGACCGCGCATGGCCGCGCCGAGACCAACGGCCCGGTCGGGGCGGCCTCGCTCGGCGCCTACCTGGCCTCACTGGGCAAGGACGTGGTCTATGTCACCGACCGCGCCCATGCGCGCACGCTGCGCCAGATGCTGCGCCAGGACCTGAACCAGCCCAATGCGCGCGTCGAGACCTTCTCGGCCAGGGACTTTGCCAGCGCCGGGCGCCAGTCGCGCGCGCTGCTGGCGATGCACAAGCCGCAGGCGGTGGTGGCGGTGGAAGTGGCCGGTCGCAACACCAACAACGAATACCGGCTGCAGAACGGCGAGCGGGTGCGCGGCAATGCCATGCTCGACCAGTTGCTGATCGACGCCAACGATATCGCCGACATGGTCACCATTGCCGTGGGCGACCACGGCAACGAGGCCGGCATGCGCGCCGCGCGCGACCGCTTGCTGCGCGACCTGGCGGTCGAACACCAGCTGGCCGACAGCTGGTCCGACGTCGGCGCCGACCACCTGGTGACGGGCATGAACTCCAACCTCGCGGCGCAGGCGATCGGCTTCGGCGTGCAGCGCGCGCTGGGCCGCGACAGCGGCATGCCGAGCGCGGAAACGGTGGGCGCGCTGCTCGACACCATGGCGCGTCACAAGGCGCGCGACGGCGTCACGCTGGAGGTCGGCGCCACCAGCGTGCGCGGCTACGACAAGACCGTGCAGAAGGGCGTCTACGAGCTGCTGCAGAAGGCGGCCGAGCGCCTGCCCGCGGGCCTCGACATGGCGCAGCTGTTCGAGGGCATCCAGCGGCGCTTCCTGCCCGAAGGGATCGACCCTGCCGACTTCGGCATCCGCGTGCAGGACGATGCCATCGTCATCACCGCCTTCGATTCCAGCAACGGTGGCCTGCTGGCCGCGCAGAACATCGCGCGCCACACCTATGCCATGACCGGCAAGGCGGTGCAGGTGGTGGCCTTTACCGACCATGCCGCCGGCACCTACGGCGGGCGCGAGCGCGGCGACCTGGTGAACCTGGTCCACGCCGGCGTGGTGGCGGCGCAGAAGGCGAAGGGCGCGGTCGACCTGTTCGCCTGCAACACCGCCTGCACCGCGTTCCCGGAGGCGCTGGCCGGCACCCACCAGGCCAAGGTGGTCAACCTGATCATGCAGACCGCGCCCAAGATCGTCACCGAAGGCGGCGCGCGGCCGGTGGTGGTGGCCACGCCCGGCACGGTGAAGCTGCATGCCTACCTGCAGGCGGTGGCCGAAGCCAGCGGCGGCAGCCTCACGGTCAAGGAGATCGGCGCGACCGAGTGGGCCGATGCGGTCAACAACCTGATGCACCTGGCCGACGGCCCGCAGCTGGAGCAGCTCAAGGGGCTGGTGGCCAAGTACATCAACGCCGAGCAGATCCCGGCCGACGCGACCTCGCTGTGGTTCTGCTGCACCCACTACCCGGCGCTGGAAACGCTGGTGCGCCAGCAGCTCGATGCCATCGGCCGCAGCGACGTCAGGCTGATCGACCCGATGCAGTACCAGGCGCGCAAGGGCGTGGAGATGCTGGTCGACCAGGGCCTGATCGACCGCGGCGCGCTGCTGGAGCAGCCGCTGGACCCGTCGGCGGTGCCCGACGACAAGACCCTGCCGACCATCGTCTTCACCACCGGCCAGCCGTCGCGGGTGTCCGGCCTGGCGCACGCGATGGGACGGCGCCCGGATATCCGCGTGTTCAAGACCGCCTTCGGCGAGGCCGCCGACGTGTCGCCGGCGCTGGCGCTGATCGATGGCGGGCGCCACCTGTCGCCGGTCGACCGCATCAGCTTCAACTACATCGGCCGCGGCCTGCGCGAGTTCTACATGCCGGGCGGCGCCGAGCGCGCGGCGGCGTCGCTGGAAGACGCCAGCAACGTGATGCTGGTGACCGGCTTCTCGGTGGCCAAGGACATGCCGGAAACCGACGGCCCCCCGGGCACCGCGGAACTGGGGCGCGCGCTGCGGCTGCGCGGCAAGCAGGTGACTTACGTGGTGGATTCGGCGAACCGGCCGATCCTGGAAGGCATCCTGCGCGAGATGGGCGAGCCGCTGGACAATATCCGCGTGTTCGATGCACCGATCGACAGCGCCGCCGAACCGGCCCGTGCGCTGTTGCGCGAGGTCGGCCCCGACCGGGTGATGGCGATCGAGCTGCCGTCGCGCAGCGCGCGCGGCACCAAGCACAATATGCGCGGCATCGGTATCGACGGCTTCAACCCGGCGCTGGACCAGATCGTGCTGGAAGCCAATGCCATCGACGGCATCGAGACGCTGGGCGTCGGCGACGGCGGCAACGAGGCCGGCATGGGCGGCGTGGGCGGGCTGATCCCGCGCGCGCTCGACGGCAGCGATATCGCCGCGGTGGTGCCGGTCGACCATGTGGTCACCGCCAGCGTGTCGAATTGGGGCGCGTACGCGGTCTCGGCGCTGCTGCTGCGCCGGGGCAATATGCCGGAGCGCTTCCAGAGCCCCGAGGAGCTGGGCCGCGTGCTGCAGGCCGCGGCCGACGCCGGCGCGGTCGACGGCGTCTCGCGCGAGCGGGTGGCGACGGTGGACGGCTTCTCGACCGCGGTGCACCAGGCCGTGATCACGCTGTACGGACGCGCCGCCGCCGGCGGCCAGCCGCGTGGCCCCGGGGCGGCGCGCGCGCCGCTGCCGGGCGGGCCGGCGCTGGCGCGCACGCCGCTGGCCGAGGCCGCCGAAGCGGTGGTCGCGCACGGCGGGCAGCTGCCGCGCGAAGCGGCTTCCGCAAGCCGTGCCGACGACGCCGGTGGCGACCCGGCGGCCATGCCCGCGGCGCGGCCGGCGATCCGCGACGGCAGCTGGTCGGTGCGCGACGGCGCCCCGAGCCGCCAAGCCATCGAGACCACCGTCGACGGCATCCATGCGTCCGGCGGGCGCCTGGCCGGCGTGCACTACGTGGTGACCCATGGCGATGGGCTGTCGGTGCCGCTGCGCGCGGGCTTGCCGGAGGCGTCGTTCACCTCGCTGCAGCAGGCCCTGCGCGACCTCGGCCCGGCGCTGCAGGCGGGCAGCAACTTCCGCATCGCCATCGTGTCGCAGCGCGAGGCAGCGCGGCACGGCGCGGTCGACGCGCGCAGCGTGATCGGCACCGTGCCGCTGTCGCTGCGCGGGCACAAGCCGCACGCGGACGGCTTTGCGCTCAATCCGGACTACCACGGCGAGATCCGCGCCGCCTTGCCCGACGACTTCCGCGTCGGCCTGCCGCTGGTGCGCCAGCAGGACGGCCGCCGCATCGACGTGCTGGCCCAGCTGGAGCAGTTTCCGCGCGGGCGCGCGGACCTGGACCTGGCGCAGCAGGCCGGGCAGAAGACCTTTGGCGATGAGGCGGTGGCGGTGTCGGTACCGCAGATTCCCGGGCATTTCACCGTGCGCGCCGAGGGATTGTTCGGCGGCATCGCGATGCGGGCTGACGAGGGGCCGTCCTCGTTGATCGATGCCACGGCGGTGATTGACCGCATCCGCGCGCATCCGGACTACCAGCAAGGCATGCCGGTGGTGCTGTACGGCTGCTACGGGCAGGACGGGGCGGTGTCGCTGGTGCAGCAACTGGCCACCGGGCTGAACGCGCGCGTCTACGGCGCCGACGGCCGGCTGGACGTGGACGCGTTCCGCGCGCCGGGCAGCGACCTGGCCTATGGCGCGCGCCTGCGCGTGGCCGCCGATCCCGCCACCATGGCCGCCTCGGGCGCGCCGGTTCACGTCCAGGACGGCGGCCGCTTCCACGGCGCCATGCCGGCGCTGCCGGTGGTGGCCGTCACCAGCGGCGGCAAGCCGGTGCGCCAGCATGGCGCGCGCGCCGCGGGCGATCCGGTGCCGGCCAGCTGGCGGCAGACGCCGGACCGCTGGGCCGAACTGGCGCTGGGCGAGCCGGCGGTGCGCGTCAACGCGCCCCGGGACCACCTGGTGGTGGTCGGCGCCGTGCGCCCCGAGGGCGGGCTGCGCGGCGAGGGAGGCGAGGGCATCGGCGCCCACGAGCTCGCCTTCCAGCTGGCGCATGACTGGGAGCCCGGACAGCCCATCGTGCTGGCGCTGGACGGCGCCCATGCGCCGCAAGGCCGCATGCTGGCGCAGCAGGTGGCTGACGTGATGCGCACCGAGGTGCTGGTGCCCGAATTTGCGCTGCGCCGCGGCGCCTATGCGCAGGATCCGGCCAAGAGCCAGATCGACCTGGCGCAGCCCGGGCGCTGGCGCCGCCTGTCGCCGCAGCCGGATCCCTACGCCGGCCACAGCTTCAAGATCGACCATCACGGCAACGTATTCCTGCGACGGCCCGATGGCACCCGCGAACGGGTGCGGCTCGAGACCTACCTGGGCCCGCGGCTGGGCAGCGGCGGCGCCAAGACCGTGTTCGCGCTGGGCAAGGACCTGGCGGTCGGCATTGCCAACGAAGCGTGGCTGGGCGACATGGTCCACGGCGAGCGCGCCGCCATGGCCGAGGCCGCCGGCACGCACGGGCTGGATACCGTGCGCAGCTACGGGCCGGCGTCGTTCGAGGCGTTCGGGCGCCCGGCGATTGGCTACGAACGCTACGCGGCCAGCACCAAGGACCTGTTCGACGCCGCCGGCCAGTTGCGGCCAGAGCATGCCGCCTTGCTCAATGACCGGTCGGCGCGCGATATCGCCGCACTGGTCGACACCATGACGACGCGCAAGTTGCACCTGGGCGACGTGGAGTTCGCGCTGTTCCCGGACGGCGCGGTCAAGGTGGCCGACCTGACCCATGTCGAGACCGGCTCGGATGCGTCGCAAGGGAGCGCGGTGTACCGCATGCTGGACCGGATGCAGCAGGCAGGGCGCGGCCGGAGTGACGACGGCACCCGGGGCGGCGAGGGCGGAGTGATGCGCGCCACCATCTCGCATGGCCCGGCCGGCAACGCACCACCACCCGGCAGCAATGGCCCGCGGCCGTGGAAGGTGCGCACCGCGCTGGCCGTGTCGGCGGCGGGCACGTTCGCCGCCGCCTCCGGCGCCGCGGCCATCTCGGCGCAGACCGGTGCCAACCTGGTGCTGACCAGCGCCGGCTGCTTCATCTACCGCGGCAGCGTGGCGATGGGGCGCACGGTGCATGCCAACAAGGTGATCCGGCGCGCCGGCACGCACACGCCCGCCGATATCGCCTGGCTGCGCCGCACGCTGACCGAGAAGCCCGGTACCGCGGTGTGGGGCATCAACGACAAGAACCAGCAGAAGTTTGCCAGGGCGCTGGACCAGCTGGAGGCCTACGCCCACCACGCCGACAAGAAGGACCTGCCCGAGGCCCCGGACAAGATCCGCGAGGCGCAGGCGGTGCTCGGCACCGTCGGCGCCGCGCTGCTGACGCCCGATACGCGCGCCGGGCAGGTCAACGACGCGCTGCAGCTGACCACGCTGGCAATCAACAACGGCAACACCATGCTGTGGTTCGGCGAGCACGGCGTGACCCAGATCGGCGAGCCGCTGACCTACAGCAGCGCGGTGTTCCTGGCCGCCAATTCGGTGCTGAGCACGGTCAATTTCGCGGCCCGCGCGGGTTATCACACCGGGCTGGCCCAGCCCGCGCTGCTGGGTGCGCGGCTGCGCAAGTTCGTGATGAACGCGTATTCGGTCGGCGCGGTGCCGCTGGCTGCGGCCGACATGATGCATACCGGCGGCGTGGTCGGCGCCATCGAAGCGGGCAGCCTGGCGGTGTTCGGCATCGGCGCGCACCTGCAGTCGCGCAACGAGCAGAAGCTGATCAACGCCGAGAAAAACCGGCTGGCCAAGGCAGCCGATCCCGATGCCGTCGACAAGCCGGTCACGCCATGGCTGGCGCAGAAGTGGGATTTCTTCGGCCGCGCCATGCCCAAGGGGCTGGTGCTGCTGGGCGGCGGCGTGATCGTCAACTTTGGCGCCAAGATCCTGGTGGAGCTGCTCAAGGACGAGGACAAGGGCGTGCCGCGCCCGGCGCCGACTCCCAGCGGCGGCCCGTCGACCCCGCCAACCGCCGATCCAGGGGGAACCACGCCGCCGCAGGAGCCCCCCAGCGAACCACCCAGGGAGACCCCGAAGGAGCGCCCCGCATCCGGATCGGTACGCGTGCAGCCCTACAGCCCGGACAACGTCGCCAGTTCCACGCTATGGGGCATCGCCGGCGCGCATCTCGACACGCTGCTGTCCGACGGCCAGAAGGCCGAGGCACAGGCGCAGGCGATGACGCCGGACCAGCAGGTGGCCAACTTCGCGCTGCGCGAGCTGATCAACCTGAACCCGCGCTATCGCCTGGCCGACAACCCGGATCACCTGGAACCCGGTTGGGAGCTGGACGTGACGCGATAGGGAACTGGAGCGCCGCGGGCTTCAGCGGCTGCCGTGGCGCTCCAGGTATTCCGCGAACTCGTCGCGCACCACCGCTTCGATGCGCGCCAGCTCGGCGTCGGTGAGGTCCTCGAACAGCTTGCGCTTGCGCCGCGACAGTTCGCCGTGGTTCTGCACGATCAGGTCGATCAGGTTCGACAGCCGTGACTGGCGCAGGTCCAGCCAGCTTTCGAGCCGGGTCACGCTGGCATCGTACGCGCGCAGGTACTGGATTTCCTGCGCCAGGTCCTGCTCGACGCATTGCTCGATGCACTCGAACACGAATTCGCACAGCGCGGTGGCGTCGAACGAGGCATAGAGCCAGTAGGGCTGCGGCGACTTGATCAGGATGGTGTCGCTGTCCGCATCCAGCGCGTAATTGAGCAGCGCCGTGCGCGGCGCCGAATAGGCCTTGAGCAGGCCGGCGTAGACGTCGATCTGCTTGAGCATGCGCGCCGACACCGGCAGCACCACGCCGGCGGGCGTCACGCCGGCCTGGCGCAGCAGATGGTGGATCAGGAAGCGATGCAGACGGCCGTTGCCGTCATAGAACGGGTGGGCAAAGACAAAGCCGAACGACACGCAGGCCGCCACCACGATCGGGTTTGCCGCCTGGGCCTCGACCAGTCCCGCCACCGCGGCGATGCCGTCCATCATCGCGCCCAGCTGCGCCGGCGGCGGGGGGATATAGTCCGCGATATTGCGCAGCCGCCCGCCGCGCGACAGCCAGTTCTGCTGGTCGCGGAAACGGTATTCGGCGCGCAGGCCCGAGATGATCTCGTTCTGCCATTCGCACAGCTGGGCTTCGGTCAGCGGCCCGGGCTGGCCGGCATATTCCAGCAGCCGCCGGAACTTGGCGACGCGCTGGTTATCGGGAATCTCATGCTCGATCGAATACGTCGAGCGGGTTTCGGCGAGGTAGAGATAATCGACCGCGCGTGCCAGCAGCTCCGGCTCCAGGCGCCGGATGGCACTGCCCACACGGCCCGGCAGGTCGGCGGCAATCCAGCGCGCCAGCTTCTCGGTCCGGCGCACCAGCGGGCAGAATGCCGCCGGCCCGAGGTGATTGTTCTGGATGCCAAACTGCAGGTCTGGCGTCGACGGGCCGGTCACGTATTCCGCCTCGTCCAGCGCCAGCACCCGGGGTGCGCCGGCCGGCAGCTTGTAGTCGAACTGCGCCCCCGCCAGCCATTTGGCGTAGAAGGCGCTGAGCCGGGCATAGCGCGAGGTTGGCGTGGCCGCCAGCCACGCGCGCACGTCCTGCACCGCCTGCGGCTGCTCGAACAGCGCCGCCAGCACGGTCAGGTCCAGCTGTTCTTTCTTCAGCGCAAAGGTGAGGTGGTCCACGGTGGTGTCGCCGCCGCGGTAGCGGTTGCGGGGGTAGACCGTGCGCGTGGTGCCGTCCGGCCCGGTGTGCGTGCTGAGCACGCCGGTCTTGTCGGCCAGCGCGGAGGTGCACCGCAGCGGCGGGACGCGCAGGCCGAACTTGCGGATGAGGGCGTCGTAGCCTAGTGGTGCATGCGCCATACGGACGTCGATGGAAGGGGAGGCCGATGCCCGCGGAGCTTACCATAGCTTCTACAGGACTTACCAAAACATCTACTCCAGCTCGAATTTCATCAATTCCATCTATGACGCCGTACGGGCGGCGCGGCGGCAGGGCCAGCCGTCGAACCGGCTTTACGTGGCGCTCTACTCGGCTTGCGGATTCATCTATTCCTGGCGCCAGCGATGACATTTCTGTCTACATGTGGCCGGCGCCGCGTGCGCGCCCAGCCTGCCGGCAGCGCCGCTTAAAATGACAGTCCTGTCATATTCACGCCGCGTTTTCCGATAATGAGGCGCATGCCCGAATGATTTGCTCAGGGTTTTCTCTGAGTTTGCCCATTAATCGGCGTAAAAACCATTTCCGGTATTTGACCGGCTCCAATCATCGCCTATAACTGCAACTACATGTTGCGGCCGATGTCACGCACCATGCCTCAGCCCGCCAGGTTCGCCTGCGGGCATTTTTTTATGCCGGCGCGGGATTAATAATGGGCATTTATCCGAAATCTTGTAAAGCAGGGCGGTGATTATCATGACAATTCTGTAATCATGACAGCCTTGTCATCATGACAATATTGTAATGATTATGCGCCGTTGTGGCCGGGATCGATTCAGGAGAAATACTCATCTATGGCACCGTGCACCCCGGGGTTTGGCTTCCACAAAGGGATAGCGGCCAGCTGCCGGCCCGCGCGACCGATTTTGCATACAGCTTCCGATTCCATTTTGTCGTGAATGCCGGACGCCCATCCCGGGCCCGCATTAATTCAGTGAAAACCCTGCCCCGGCTTGGTCTTGACTTACTTGATATATCACATACTGTGTATCCCATCGCCGCTCCTAAGTTCGAGAGAGAGGTGAGGGCGGAGACCTCAGGTCGCGTCGTAATAAGAGGCAAGTAAATGCCAATGACATAGGAGACATGAAATGCCAGCAGCCACCCCTAAGCTGAGGCGCAGCGCGACCGCATATTCCACTGCCCTGTCGCAAGTTAATGGCCAATCGTTTCAAGGAGCGCGCAATGAGTAATCCATCGGCAATGGGGCTTGGCGTAAATCAGGTCCCGGAAGGCACACGCTGGTTCCAGTTGATCGTCGGGGTGGTCTGCATGATCGCCACCGCCAACATCCAGTACGCGTGGACCCTGTTCGTCCCGGAAATCCAGGACACCTACGGCTGGTCGCGCGCCAGCATCCAGGTCGCGTTTACCGTCTTTGTGCTGGTGCAGACCTGGCTGGCACCGATCGAAGGCTACTTCATCGACAAGTTCGGGCCACGCATGATGGTGGCGTTCGGCGCGGTGTTCATCGGCGCGGCCTGGTGCATCAATTCGCAGGCGACCACGCTGATGGGTTTCTACGTCGGCGCGGCGGTCGGCGGGCTGGGCGTGGGCTCGATCTACGCCACCTGCATCAACAACGCGCTCAAGTGGTTCCCGGACCGCCGCGGGCTGGCCGTGGGCCTGACCGCCGGCGGCTATGGCGCGGGCTCGGCGGCGACCATCCTGCCGATCGCGGCGATGATCGAGTCGCAGGGCTTCCAGCACACCTTCCTGTTCTTCGGCCTGCTGCAGGGTTCGCTCGCGTTCGTGGCGGCGTGGTTCCTGCGTTCGCCCAAGGCGCATGAAGTGAAGGCGTCGAAGAAGCTGGTCCAGGCCACGCGCGACTACACGCT
The sequence above is a segment of the Cupriavidus sp. MP-37 genome. Coding sequences within it:
- a CDS encoding LWXIA domain-containing protein; the encoded protein is MLDFMDAIRAAARAAAEAAARAAAEAAREAAERAAREAAERAQRAAEARETQRQQDTQNAQSTQQAQPSQQTQQTQQTQQGQQAKPADQPDKPQALAVTPALYTTSTTGAQAPRATQVDAPAPEKPKTDPAEAARKKKESDAKALTDGWQQEAQDAYDKVVADLDGRAMTDKQWQPLGLKYGNVMGGAQNELRVAANNAAATGKDVKAAVEAKAEEIRKRYDDPNVALNIDETKTQFLKNESTQQARDTQGARFNVVLAQEKEQRAAAKVDQEQAAYLKIPGGIRRFELEADDQLVAARDAHEKAQQERVQAEETFLATMQKEIDTVATNAYKQDADQALKDLRNSPHDRTISMADRSYDLTLANGKVSDADAQLQALASGKGVKVPDSYRQQAVQDLKARYGTEGGMGQLIDRVDLRGRIAGEMEHLTPSTDFERKLAQNDPTTLAMAQAQGLTLDPEAKTDPNATTPRDLPQAERALMEHNPAGYVMVKALGADSLVPAPDLPATDPARIAYDKGVAEKGLLGYTVEQLKARSEDPKLSQAERDQAANGLNRMLGFMEGSVPLRVDAMTRGIDQKLDRGDVTGALQIRKAGADAAQTPEERQLYVDVHNDRFSGDLFKAQIEASMDQDLKNKTHDDEGRPIIGQEKMYADKVGAYLQEVAPHLIEEDANTLLDTVKTEYSNDWTGRNNSQSPGYNDWDDFYHGLSAVVDAADAGYYARNPQAKPGTAPAATSTASWLTDRDNEVSMLMMMNQGGSSRQGRIYGGAEDAAAKGHIGLSAAFEQSLKSSKDAPVMSDVYLRNAVQRGSEDYAGTDEAKEANQRFELDKDEILRQTFDSLAMRKEELSAKASDEKGLSEAIALGAPQGDANAIREQIAADAKAGTTVKAIPMYVAGPGGVPYQTAVFEFEGKDGKTLWVDDQGAVYGKEELDAKRDFQENNLLSDKGTVYFAENLDLGRDGHVDYAAMDAHIVTTSEKVWGWVNLGVAAVGAVAGGVLAVASGGTLTPLVAAAWVGMVGSMGYGVGTSWAALDNISDHGRSVNPFASQEAMAQWLNVAGSLAGMGGMGLAKTGALAMNAGTRLAGSTNPLRQMAGGMLTHSAGHYGSASRVLNGVGFGIGGVQTLQQAAMFAEHGSEMSVAEKLQNGAMLLMGATQMLPMAIQKRIGESVRDGYQAMRGHTGAGDLAGSNSPGRGLGPAALGAFRDGDGAPVPAATRPTARRGVPGRDADGQPPARTDADGQSGRSGKQADGEPAPGVVRPATPGRAGGNRPAPDGVATPARDLRTPQRLTPWQSTRLSTAAAFDMAVTRGAILQERVIHGMMDRAMSRAMARYLTESAARNPSGERSGRADAPVPASRRRTATGTPALARAPRHPAGDGEAGVQRRTVSHGPALAAHADAPDAPARMSLRQNAISPLDNVLWIDGSMENIGVPYGAEMAARALVDLDSVMIVTGPLTAHGRAETNGPVGAASLGAYLASLGKDVVYVTDRAHARTLRQMLRQDLNQPNARVETFSARDFASAGRQSRALLAMHKPQAVVAVEVAGRNTNNEYRLQNGERVRGNAMLDQLLIDANDIADMVTIAVGDHGNEAGMRAARDRLLRDLAVEHQLADSWSDVGADHLVTGMNSNLAAQAIGFGVQRALGRDSGMPSAETVGALLDTMARHKARDGVTLEVGATSVRGYDKTVQKGVYELLQKAAERLPAGLDMAQLFEGIQRRFLPEGIDPADFGIRVQDDAIVITAFDSSNGGLLAAQNIARHTYAMTGKAVQVVAFTDHAAGTYGGRERGDLVNLVHAGVVAAQKAKGAVDLFACNTACTAFPEALAGTHQAKVVNLIMQTAPKIVTEGGARPVVVATPGTVKLHAYLQAVAEASGGSLTVKEIGATEWADAVNNLMHLADGPQLEQLKGLVAKYINAEQIPADATSLWFCCTHYPALETLVRQQLDAIGRSDVRLIDPMQYQARKGVEMLVDQGLIDRGALLEQPLDPSAVPDDKTLPTIVFTTGQPSRVSGLAHAMGRRPDIRVFKTAFGEAADVSPALALIDGGRHLSPVDRISFNYIGRGLREFYMPGGAERAAASLEDASNVMLVTGFSVAKDMPETDGPPGTAELGRALRLRGKQVTYVVDSANRPILEGILREMGEPLDNIRVFDAPIDSAAEPARALLREVGPDRVMAIELPSRSARGTKHNMRGIGIDGFNPALDQIVLEANAIDGIETLGVGDGGNEAGMGGVGGLIPRALDGSDIAAVVPVDHVVTASVSNWGAYAVSALLLRRGNMPERFQSPEELGRVLQAAADAGAVDGVSRERVATVDGFSTAVHQAVITLYGRAAAGGQPRGPGAARAPLPGGPALARTPLAEAAEAVVAHGGQLPREAASASRADDAGGDPAAMPAARPAIRDGSWSVRDGAPSRQAIETTVDGIHASGGRLAGVHYVVTHGDGLSVPLRAGLPEASFTSLQQALRDLGPALQAGSNFRIAIVSQREAARHGAVDARSVIGTVPLSLRGHKPHADGFALNPDYHGEIRAALPDDFRVGLPLVRQQDGRRIDVLAQLEQFPRGRADLDLAQQAGQKTFGDEAVAVSVPQIPGHFTVRAEGLFGGIAMRADEGPSSLIDATAVIDRIRAHPDYQQGMPVVLYGCYGQDGAVSLVQQLATGLNARVYGADGRLDVDAFRAPGSDLAYGARLRVAADPATMAASGAPVHVQDGGRFHGAMPALPVVAVTSGGKPVRQHGARAAGDPVPASWRQTPDRWAELALGEPAVRVNAPRDHLVVVGAVRPEGGLRGEGGEGIGAHELAFQLAHDWEPGQPIVLALDGAHAPQGRMLAQQVADVMRTEVLVPEFALRRGAYAQDPAKSQIDLAQPGRWRRLSPQPDPYAGHSFKIDHHGNVFLRRPDGTRERVRLETYLGPRLGSGGAKTVFALGKDLAVGIANEAWLGDMVHGERAAMAEAAGTHGLDTVRSYGPASFEAFGRPAIGYERYAASTKDLFDAAGQLRPEHAALLNDRSARDIAALVDTMTTRKLHLGDVEFALFPDGAVKVADLTHVETGSDASQGSAVYRMLDRMQQAGRGRSDDGTRGGEGGVMRATISHGPAGNAPPPGSNGPRPWKVRTALAVSAAGTFAAASGAAAISAQTGANLVLTSAGCFIYRGSVAMGRTVHANKVIRRAGTHTPADIAWLRRTLTEKPGTAVWGINDKNQQKFARALDQLEAYAHHADKKDLPEAPDKIREAQAVLGTVGAALLTPDTRAGQVNDALQLTTLAINNGNTMLWFGEHGVTQIGEPLTYSSAVFLAANSVLSTVNFAARAGYHTGLAQPALLGARLRKFVMNAYSVGAVPLAAADMMHTGGVVGAIEAGSLAVFGIGAHLQSRNEQKLINAEKNRLAKAADPDAVDKPVTPWLAQKWDFFGRAMPKGLVLLGGGVIVNFGAKILVELLKDEDKGVPRPAPTPSGGPSTPPTADPGGTTPPQEPPSEPPRETPKERPASGSVRVQPYSPDNVASSTLWGIAGAHLDTLLSDGQKAEAQAQAMTPDQQVANFALRELINLNPRYRLADNPDHLEPGWELDVTR
- a CDS encoding Fic family protein, which translates into the protein MAHAPLGYDALIRKFGLRVPPLRCTSALADKTGVLSTHTGPDGTTRTVYPRNRYRGGDTTVDHLTFALKKEQLDLTVLAALFEQPQAVQDVRAWLAATPTSRYARLSAFYAKWLAGAQFDYKLPAGAPRVLALDEAEYVTGPSTPDLQFGIQNNHLGPAAFCPLVRRTEKLARWIAADLPGRVGSAIRRLEPELLARAVDYLYLAETRSTYSIEHEIPDNQRVAKFRRLLEYAGQPGPLTEAQLCEWQNEIISGLRAEYRFRDQQNWLSRGGRLRNIADYIPPPPAQLGAMMDGIAAVAGLVEAQAANPIVVAACVSFGFVFAHPFYDGNGRLHRFLIHHLLRQAGVTPAGVVLPVSARMLKQIDVYAGLLKAYSAPRTALLNYALDADSDTILIKSPQPYWLYASFDATALCEFVFECIEQCVEQDLAQEIQYLRAYDASVTRLESWLDLRQSRLSNLIDLIVQNHGELSRRKRKLFEDLTDAELARIEAVVRDEFAEYLERHGSR